A single Rhopalosiphum padi isolate XX-2018 chromosome 4, ASM2088224v1, whole genome shotgun sequence DNA region contains:
- the LOC132928183 gene encoding tubulin monoglutamylase TTLL4-like isoform X2: protein MNNKSYSILTKDMINTSEHDESVPENCFCPVCNVHMNRIKRSRPLDTHQEHNAFSPDGIKERWCPMDRLQNLRTNLHQTMDHGSERLLKLNPYPILDTDPILDNLNYSNALSKSPHLLGNKKKDYTTQSMYEIEQNDRHNDVFQYNNSRLWEENENCVDQEEFKNIDQFNYSPIKKYDMHMRQPPVHRQRKILPTVPPKPLISTNCTHKIGCSSLTINGHLNNTNPKNKDLMDIPNQKTIVNHVRLATLMPVVSKETYKSMKHTKDTPKVKESLTITKEDEQIHEQSSSKPELILNSDIYEKSKSKLSDKNCKISNPKTRWQTDNINNTSVFSVNSLKTHVDLTSENTQTSLESPIVQPLNKKIEQDCMIDEPNKLAFDHLFSGTQKQNDYFEYHSALRPSLFSNMPPYIRFSSHDMKGESFPLSLQKLLKWKLSSITPIVVRRTIQNSGFKLVRKSNDWVGTWGKHMKSLCFKTLREQQKLNHFPGTFQIGRKDRLWKNLHRLMLKYGKEHFGFIPTSYILPQEARILRQVWEKNDEDKWIVKPPASARGTGIRVISKWGQIPKKVPLVVQRYIDNPYLINDTKFDLRLYILITSINPLRLYLYDNGLVRFASVKYSSDLTTLCDRYMHLTNYSINRLSSQYTQNEDADACQGHKWTLRSLWTYMEKERKIDVKKLWESLEDLVVKTVISGESPMSQMCRSNLSNRYNAYELFGIDVLFDEHLKPWILEVNISPSLHSSSPLDLAVKGPLVKDLMNMVGYHIPNKMSSSTHNNLLKMLGVKSPLCYDKRLYTFNLSAKEKEKQEYYTNVESRAEYIDSILDDLLPDDVRHLIIYEDELTQIGSFQKVFPTTSSFKYHQYFDGSRYYNMLFDAWECKYSNNRGEGIAVLEKLCQLKIHLEVPDIDEEQSKEPIMWCFRNAYFAYKNVKFYLRHPPKYTNGS, encoded by the exons ATGAACAATAAATCATACTCAATACTAACCAAAGACATGATCAATACTTCTGAACATGATGAATCTGTAccagaaaattgtttttgtccTGTATGCAATGTACATATGAATAGAATAAAGAGATCTCGACCACTCGATACTCACCAAGAACATAATGCATTTTCACCAGATGGAATTAAAGAACGGTGGTGTCCTATGGATCGGTTACAAAATCTTCGTACAAATTTACATCAAACAATGGATCATGGTTCAGAAAGACTATTAAAGTTAAATCCCTATCCAATTTTGGATACTGATCCTATATTAGACAATTTAAACTACTCTAATGCGTTATCTAAATCTCCTCATTTATTAG gaaACAAAAAGAAAGATTATACAACACAATCTATGTATGAAATAGAACAAAATGACAGACACAATgatgtttttcaatataataattcaaggCTTTGGGAAGAAAACGAGAATTGTGTAGATCAAGAGgagttcaaaaatattgatcaatttaattattcaccAATTAAAAAGTATGATATGCACATGAGACAACCTCCTGTTCATCGCCAACGCAAG ATATTACCAACGGTTCCTCCTAAGCCTCTTATTTCTACAAATTGTACACATAAGATAGGATGCTCATCTTTAACTATAAATGGtcatttgaataatacaaatcCAAAGAATAAAGATCTCATGGACATTCCAAATCAAAAAACGATTGTCAATCATGTACGATTAGCTACACTTATGCCTGTAGTATCTAAAGAAACATATAAATCAATGAAACATACTAAAGATACACCTAAGGTAAAAGAATCATTGACGATAACTAAAGAAGACGAGCAAATTCATGAACAATCGAGTTCAAAACCagaattaatacttaatagtgaTATCtatgaaaaatcaaaatcaaaattatctgataaaaactgtaaaatatcaAATCCTAAAACTAGATGGCAaactgataatataaataacacatcTGTGTTTTCTGTCaa ttctttAAAAACACACGTGGACTTAACTTctgaaa ACACTCAAACAAGCTTAGAATCTCCAATAGTGCAACCCcttaacaaaaaaatagaaCAAGATTGTATGATTGATGAACCAAATAAATTAGCTTTTGACCATTTGTTTTCAG gtACTCAAAAACAAAAcgattattttgaatatcattCAGCCTTAAGACCtagtttattttctaatatgcCGCCATACATACGATTTTCTTCTCATGATATGAAAG gtGAATCATTTCCATTATCTTTACAAAAGTTATTAAAGTGGAAACTTAGTTCTATAACTCCAATTGTTGTACGTAGAACTATTCAAAATAGTGGTTTTAAACTCGTTAGAA aATCTAATGATTGGGTTGGAACTTGGGGTAAACATATGAAATCATTATGTTTCAAAACTCTCCGAGAACAACAAAAACTTAATCATTTTCCGGGTACTTTTCAAATTGGTCGCAAAGATAGACTATGGAAAAACTTGCATagattaatgttaaaatatggtAAAGAACATTTTGGTTTTATACCTACATCATATATATTACCTCAAGAAGCTAGAATTTTACGACAAGTTTGGGAGAAAAATGATGAAGATAAATGGATTGTTAAAccg CCAGCATCTGCTAGAGGAACTGGAATTCGCGTTATATCAAAATGGGGTCAAATACCAAAGAAGGTACCTTTAGTTGTACAGAGATATATAGATAATCCATATTTAATCAATGACACCAAATTTGATTTAAGACTCTATATACTTATCACTTCAATCAATCCACTTCGTCTATATCTTTATGATAATGGGCTTGTACGATTTGCTtcag TTAAGTATTCATCCGATCTTACCACATTATGTGATCGATATATGCATTTgacaaattatagtattaacagACTTAGTAGTCAGTATACTCAAAATGAAGATGCTGATGCATGTCAAGGTCataaatg gacATTACGATCATTGTGGACGTATATGGAGAAAGAACGCAAAAttgatgttaaaaaattatgggAGAGCTTAGAAGATTTAGTTGTCAAAACGGTTATTAGTGGCGAATCACCTATGAGTCAAATGTGTCGTTCTAATCTGAGCAATAGGTATAATGCATACGAGTTATTTGGAATAGATGTTTTGTTTGATGAACACCTTAAACCTTGGATACTAGAG gtcAATATATCTCCTTCATTGCATTCATCTTCTCCTCTTGATTTGGCTGTCAAAGGACCATTAGTCAAAGATCTAATGAATATGGTTGGTTATCATATCCCAAACAAAATGTCTTCTAGTACACAT aATAATTTACTCAAGATGTTAGGAGTAAAATCTCCACTATGTTATGATAAGAGATTATATACATTCAATTTATCTgctaaagaaaaagaaaaacaagaatattatacaaatgttgAATCCAGAGCAgaa tatatagatAGTATATTAGATGATTTATTACCTGATGATGTACGACATCTTATCATTTATGAAGATGAACTTACACAAATTGGCTC atttcaaaaagtatttccAACCACTTCATCTTTTAAATATCATCAATACTTTGATGGTtccagatattataatatgctttttgaTGCATGGGaatgtaaatatagtaataacagAGGAGAAG gTATTGCTGTGCTAGAAAAGTTATGTCAGTTAAAAATTCACTTGGAGGTACCAGATATTGATGAAGAACAATCAAAA gagCCAATTATGTGGTGCTTCAGAAATGCGTATTTCgcctataaaaatgttaaatttt actTGCGACATCCACCAAAATACACAAATGGAAGTTGA
- the LOC132928183 gene encoding tubulin monoglutamylase TTLL4-like isoform X1, translating to MNNKSYSILTKDMINTSEHDESVPENCFCPVCNVHMNRIKRSRPLDTHQEHNAFSPDGIKERWCPMDRLQNLRTNLHQTMDHGSERLLKLNPYPILDTDPILDNLNYSNALSKSPHLLGNKKKDYTTQSMYEIEQNDRHNDVFQYNNSRLWEENENCVDQEEFKNIDQFNYSPIKKYDMHMRQPPVHRQRKILPTVPPKPLISTNCTHKIGCSSLTINGHLNNTNPKNKDLMDIPNQKTIVNHVRLATLMPVVSKETYKSMKHTKDTPKVKESLTITKEDEQIHEQSSSKPELILNSDIYEKSKSKLSDKNCKISNPKTRWQTDNINNTSVFSVNSLKTHVDLTSENTQTSLESPIVQPLNKKIEQDCMIDEPNKLAFDHLFSGTQKQNDYFEYHSALRPSLFSNMPPYIRFSSHDMKGESFPLSLQKLLKWKLSSITPIVVRRTIQNSGFKLVRKSNDWVGTWGKHMKSLCFKTLREQQKLNHFPGTFQIGRKDRLWKNLHRLMLKYGKEHFGFIPTSYILPQEARILRQVWEKNDEDKWIVKPPASARGTGIRVISKWGQIPKKVPLVVQRYIDNPYLINDTKFDLRLYILITSINPLRLYLYDNGLVRFASVKYSSDLTTLCDRYMHLTNYSINRLSSQYTQNEDADACQGHKWTLRSLWTYMEKERKIDVKKLWESLEDLVVKTVISGESPMSQMCRSNLSNRYNAYELFGIDVLFDEHLKPWILEVNISPSLHSSSPLDLAVKGPLVKDLMNMVGYHIPNKMSSSTHNNLLKMLGVKSPLCYDKRLYTFNLSAKEKEKQEYYTNVESRAEYIDSILDDLLPDDVRHLIIYEDELTQIGSFQKVFPTTSSFKYHQYFDGSRYYNMLFDAWECKYSNNRGEGIAVLEKLCQLKIHLEVPDIDEEQSKTCDIHQNTQMEVEKIGSDKLIDHHQAVISHFSMSAAERRHMVYTSITMSDEGDWISDDFPFDDDSTSATSHPMVS from the exons ATGAACAATAAATCATACTCAATACTAACCAAAGACATGATCAATACTTCTGAACATGATGAATCTGTAccagaaaattgtttttgtccTGTATGCAATGTACATATGAATAGAATAAAGAGATCTCGACCACTCGATACTCACCAAGAACATAATGCATTTTCACCAGATGGAATTAAAGAACGGTGGTGTCCTATGGATCGGTTACAAAATCTTCGTACAAATTTACATCAAACAATGGATCATGGTTCAGAAAGACTATTAAAGTTAAATCCCTATCCAATTTTGGATACTGATCCTATATTAGACAATTTAAACTACTCTAATGCGTTATCTAAATCTCCTCATTTATTAG gaaACAAAAAGAAAGATTATACAACACAATCTATGTATGAAATAGAACAAAATGACAGACACAATgatgtttttcaatataataattcaaggCTTTGGGAAGAAAACGAGAATTGTGTAGATCAAGAGgagttcaaaaatattgatcaatttaattattcaccAATTAAAAAGTATGATATGCACATGAGACAACCTCCTGTTCATCGCCAACGCAAG ATATTACCAACGGTTCCTCCTAAGCCTCTTATTTCTACAAATTGTACACATAAGATAGGATGCTCATCTTTAACTATAAATGGtcatttgaataatacaaatcCAAAGAATAAAGATCTCATGGACATTCCAAATCAAAAAACGATTGTCAATCATGTACGATTAGCTACACTTATGCCTGTAGTATCTAAAGAAACATATAAATCAATGAAACATACTAAAGATACACCTAAGGTAAAAGAATCATTGACGATAACTAAAGAAGACGAGCAAATTCATGAACAATCGAGTTCAAAACCagaattaatacttaatagtgaTATCtatgaaaaatcaaaatcaaaattatctgataaaaactgtaaaatatcaAATCCTAAAACTAGATGGCAaactgataatataaataacacatcTGTGTTTTCTGTCaa ttctttAAAAACACACGTGGACTTAACTTctgaaa ACACTCAAACAAGCTTAGAATCTCCAATAGTGCAACCCcttaacaaaaaaatagaaCAAGATTGTATGATTGATGAACCAAATAAATTAGCTTTTGACCATTTGTTTTCAG gtACTCAAAAACAAAAcgattattttgaatatcattCAGCCTTAAGACCtagtttattttctaatatgcCGCCATACATACGATTTTCTTCTCATGATATGAAAG gtGAATCATTTCCATTATCTTTACAAAAGTTATTAAAGTGGAAACTTAGTTCTATAACTCCAATTGTTGTACGTAGAACTATTCAAAATAGTGGTTTTAAACTCGTTAGAA aATCTAATGATTGGGTTGGAACTTGGGGTAAACATATGAAATCATTATGTTTCAAAACTCTCCGAGAACAACAAAAACTTAATCATTTTCCGGGTACTTTTCAAATTGGTCGCAAAGATAGACTATGGAAAAACTTGCATagattaatgttaaaatatggtAAAGAACATTTTGGTTTTATACCTACATCATATATATTACCTCAAGAAGCTAGAATTTTACGACAAGTTTGGGAGAAAAATGATGAAGATAAATGGATTGTTAAAccg CCAGCATCTGCTAGAGGAACTGGAATTCGCGTTATATCAAAATGGGGTCAAATACCAAAGAAGGTACCTTTAGTTGTACAGAGATATATAGATAATCCATATTTAATCAATGACACCAAATTTGATTTAAGACTCTATATACTTATCACTTCAATCAATCCACTTCGTCTATATCTTTATGATAATGGGCTTGTACGATTTGCTtcag TTAAGTATTCATCCGATCTTACCACATTATGTGATCGATATATGCATTTgacaaattatagtattaacagACTTAGTAGTCAGTATACTCAAAATGAAGATGCTGATGCATGTCAAGGTCataaatg gacATTACGATCATTGTGGACGTATATGGAGAAAGAACGCAAAAttgatgttaaaaaattatgggAGAGCTTAGAAGATTTAGTTGTCAAAACGGTTATTAGTGGCGAATCACCTATGAGTCAAATGTGTCGTTCTAATCTGAGCAATAGGTATAATGCATACGAGTTATTTGGAATAGATGTTTTGTTTGATGAACACCTTAAACCTTGGATACTAGAG gtcAATATATCTCCTTCATTGCATTCATCTTCTCCTCTTGATTTGGCTGTCAAAGGACCATTAGTCAAAGATCTAATGAATATGGTTGGTTATCATATCCCAAACAAAATGTCTTCTAGTACACAT aATAATTTACTCAAGATGTTAGGAGTAAAATCTCCACTATGTTATGATAAGAGATTATATACATTCAATTTATCTgctaaagaaaaagaaaaacaagaatattatacaaatgttgAATCCAGAGCAgaa tatatagatAGTATATTAGATGATTTATTACCTGATGATGTACGACATCTTATCATTTATGAAGATGAACTTACACAAATTGGCTC atttcaaaaagtatttccAACCACTTCATCTTTTAAATATCATCAATACTTTGATGGTtccagatattataatatgctttttgaTGCATGGGaatgtaaatatagtaataacagAGGAGAAG gTATTGCTGTGCTAGAAAAGTTATGTCAGTTAAAAATTCACTTGGAGGTACCAGATATTGATGAAGAACAATCAAAA actTGCGACATCCACCAAAATACACAAATGGAAGTTGAAAAAATTGGCAGTGATAAATTAATTGACCATCATCAAGCGGTCATCAG TCATTTTTCAATGTCTGCTGCCGAACGTCGTCATATGGTGTATACATCTATTACAATGTCTGACGAAGGAGATTGGATTAGTGATGATTTTCCATTTGATGATGATTCTACATCAGCAACCAGTCATCCAATGGTTTCCTGA
- the LOC132928184 gene encoding transcription factor TFIIIB component B'' homolog, producing MSTSDTKSVLNRHFPFAKKKPNIPSKLSDKVDTKINKQKLVEEKSFLIVKTSESNRCDVLTENNDKAKPIQEKTCDDEIPKKPISATFKTIKSQNNEPEIITKKKRSISRKSSSVSEVSIGEIKKPKENYQRWNIPFSSKFKGREFDKTLLTMQDLIYYNPVTNPIIKEPKVEHKEEDDPDNDLLTIDSEQKPTVLNNCITPCIKVGIDGKIIIDQETLTLNETGLEEKREELAKSKVIEESAYHSRSYSYKRKKEASKQWSKDETLKFYKCLMNFGTDFSMIQQYYPNRTRAQIKRKYKTEEKKNLQLVNGALTNTTHFDSASIEDMLENDKIEEEVKKLDTNADPEACTKISNHRRHKEVVRSDCSRLSVCAYMLEEEIVLKNKRKHPTELVTAKKLKKELANMPSVKNKKKNHTLSCTQIGTSKDRLKQDIDENKDEIPKVRTLQDFHEEYQESITKYEESNSE from the exons ATGTCTACATCAGATACAAAATCAGTCCTCAATAGGCATTTTCcatttgctaaaaaaaaaccaaatataccCTCTAAACTGTCAGATAAAGTTGATACaaagataaataaacaaaagttGGTTGAAGAAAAAAGTTTCCTTATTGTTAAGACATCAGAGTCTAATCGATGTGATGTTTTAACAGAAAATAATGATAAGGCAAAACCTATTCAAGAAAAAACGTGTGATGATGAAATTCCTAAAAAACCCATATCagcaacatttaaaacaataaaatcacaaaataatgAGCCAGAaatcataactaaaaaaaagaGGTCTATTTCTCGGAAATCATCTAGTGTATCAGAGGTTAGTATTggagaaataaaaaaacctaaagAGAACTATCAACGTTGGAATATTCCTTTCTCGAGCAAATTTAAAGGCAGAGAATTTGATAAAACATTATTGACTATGCAAGATCTAATATACTACAATCCTGTCACCAATCCTATAATCAAAGAACCTAAAGTGGAACACAAAGAAGAAGATGATCCAGATAATGATTTGTTGACTATAGATTCT gaaCAAAAACCAACAGTTCTTAATAACTGCATTACTCCATGTATCAAAGTAGGCATTGATGGGAAAATTATCATTGATCAAGAAACATTAACTTTAAATGAAACTGGTCTTGAAGAAAAACGAGAAGAATTGGCTAAATCTAAAGTTATTGAAGAATCTGCATACCATTCAAGAAGTTATTCTTATAAACGTAAAAAAGAAGCTTCTAAACAATGGTCTAAAGATGAAACACTTAAgttttacaaatgtttaatgAATTTTGGTACTGACTTTTCTATGATTCAGCAATATTATCCTAATCGAACTCGAGCTCAAATCAAACGAAAATATAAAACggaagagaaaaaaaatcttcaacTTGTGAATGGTGCCCTAACTAATACAACACATTTCGACAGTGCTAGCATTGAAGATATGCTTGAAAATGATAAGATTGAAGAAGAAGTAAAAAAACTTGATACAAATGCAGACCCAGAAGCTTGCACAAAAATCTCTAATCATAGACGTCATAAAGAAGTAGTACGCTCAGATTGTAGTAGATTAAGTGTATGTGCCTACATGTTGGAAGAAGAAATTGTATTGAAGAATAAAAGAAAACATCCAACTGAATTAGTTACAGCAAAGAAATTGAAGAAAGAGCTAGCCAATATGCCAAGTgttaagaacaaaaaaaaaaatcatacattgtCATGTACTCAAATAGGTACAAGTAAAGATAGATTAAAACAAgatattgatgaaaataaagATGAAATACCTAAAGTTCGAACATTACAAGACTTTCATGAAGAATATCAGGAAAGTATCACTAAATATGAAGAATCAAATAgtgaatga